In a single window of the Lacerta agilis isolate rLacAgi1 chromosome 15, rLacAgi1.pri, whole genome shotgun sequence genome:
- the MCAM gene encoding cell surface glycoprotein MUC18 isoform X2, translated as MSRCRLASFARACLLLLAGCCCSRGGADSNVAVYMPDLVEAKLGDTAIIKCEFALPENGSYVYVNWYSMEKGKMERKKIIYMVQGKEHQDEPYNDRLSITPDFFLKISKVVLQDAKNYVCQVGFGMHGVAENRSELRVSKAPEKPEIQKTNRGISTGDPHLNEIATCTSRNGYPTPTLTWYKDGVPLKLDGNEIEIRPGLIKESSGLWTVRSTLSAKVTKEDRSAEFYCQVSYTLMGNNKTSKSDSFKVDVHYPSESLRFVIDAPGPDVKEGDNVTLRCEADGNPPPLYTLYRMEEEEDPEQGSEQGFLHLYNITKERSGVYQCKVLDLQDVALVELTANVTLLVNYLDEPTITSVPPVTSLKQLQEGEDALLTCNATGSKSLVFHWEKKGKVIEKGNLLNLTNVGYDTSGKYTCVVRMPMPDTPAVSRSKQVQVTVHAKPVLVARKEVVHVQSGEKVNLTCVGYSTPPLLISWSVNGTVSTSGMQGHQRSSTVLFQVTEALLESGVNCSAKNRMGTTQHHFMLAQRKEGGTPNAKTEQTVQESKGVIIVAVVICILAIAVLGAVLYFLHKKGKLTCGRSGKQEITKPEAHKDEIVVEVKSDKLPEEAGLLQGANGEKRSAGDQGEKYIDLRN; from the exons GAGGAGCGGATAGCAATGTGGCAGTCTATATGCCGGATTTGGTGGAGGCAAAGCTTGGGGACACAGCCATTATAAAATGCGAGTTCGCCCTCCCAGAGAATGGCAGCTACGTTTACGTCAACTGGTACTCG ATGGAGAAGGGCAAAATGGAAAGGAAGAAGATTATCTACATGGTCCAGGGCAAAGAACACCAAGATGAGCCTTACAATGACCGGTTAAGCATCACGCCTGATTTCTTCCTCAAGATTAGCAAGGTGGTCCTGCAGGATGCCAAGAATTATGTGTGCCAGGTGGGGTTCGGCATGCACGGCGTCGCTGAGAACCGGAGTGAACTGCGCGTCTCCA AAGCTCCAGAAAAACCTGAGATTCAGAAGACTAATCGTGGCATCAGCACAGGAGACCCTCATTTGAATGAG ATTGCAACCTGCACCAGCCGCAATGGCTATCCAACACCAACCCTCACATGGTACAAGGATGGAGTCCCTCTGAAGTTGGATGGGAATG AAATTGAGATCCGTCCTGGGCTCATCAAGGAATCAAGTGGCCTGTGGACTGTCCGCAGCACCCTTTCGGCAAAAGTCACCAAAGAAGACCGCAGTGCTGAGTTCTACTGCCAAGTCAGTTACACCCTGATGGGGAATAACAAGACATCCAAGTCGGACAGCTTCAAAGTCGACGTTCATT ACCCCTCTGAGAGTCTCCGCTTCGTGATTGATGCTCCAGGCCCGGATGTGAAGGAGGGAGATAATGTGACGCTGCGCTGCGAAGCGGATGGGAATCCGCCACCTCTGTATACTTTGTACAGAATGGAG GAGGAGGAAGACCCCGAACAGGGTTCTGAACAGGGGTTCCTGCACCTTTACAACATCACCAAGGAGCGCAGCGGGGTCTACCAGTGCAAAGTGCTGGACTTGCAGGACGTTGCGCTTGTGGAGCTGACGGCCAACGTGACTCTGCTGGTGAACT ATCTTGATGAGCCGACGATAACCTCTGTGCCTCCGGTGACCTCACTCAAACAGCTGCAGGAAGGAGAGGATGCACTCCTTACCTGTAATGCAACAGGCTCCAAGTCCTTGGTATTCCACTGGGAAAAG AAAGGGAAGGTGATTGAGAAGGGGAATCTTCTGAACTTGACCAACGTCGGCTACGACACCTCAGGCAAATACACCTGTGTTGTACGGATGCCGATGCCAGACACCCCTGCCGTCTCCCGCTCCAAACAGGTTCAAGTGACCGTCCATG CAAAACCAGTGCTGGTTGCACGGAAGGAAGTGGTGCATGTGCAATCAGGCGAGAAGGTGAACTTAACGTGCGTCGGGTACTCGACACCCCCCTTGCTAATCTCATGGAGTGTCAATGGAACG GTCTCTACTTCAGGCATGCAGGGTCACCAGCGCAGCAGCACAGTCCTGTTCCAAGTCACCGAAGCCCTTCTGGAATCGGGAGTCAATTGCAGCGCCAAAAACAGGATGGGCACCACTCAGCACCACTTCATGCTGGCACAGA gGAAAGAAGGAGGAACGCCCAATGCCAAGACTG AGCAGACAGTACAGGAGAGCAAAGGTGTGATCATTGTGGCTGTCGTCATCTGCATCCTGGCAATTGCTGTCCTGGGCGCCGTCCTTTACTTCCTGCACAAGAAAGGGAAGCTCACCTGTGGCCGCTCAGGCAAACAAGAGAT CACAAAACCCGAAGCGCATAAAGACGAGATTGTAGTTGAAGTTAAGTCAGATAAACTTCCTGAAGAGGCGGGGCTCCTGCAGGGCGCCAACGGCGAGAAGAGATCGGCAGGTGACCAG ggagagaaatacATCGATTTGAGGAACTGA
- the MCAM gene encoding cell surface glycoprotein MUC18 isoform X1 — translation MSRCRLASFARACLLLLAGCCCSRGGADSNVAVYMPDLVEAKLGDTAIIKCEFALPENGSYVYVNWYSMEKGKMERKKIIYMVQGKEHQDEPYNDRLSITPDFFLKISKVVLQDAKNYVCQVGFGMHGVAENRSELRVSKAPEKPEIQKTNRGISTGDPHLNEIATCTSRNGYPTPTLTWYKDGVPLKLDGNEIEIRPGLIKESSGLWTVRSTLSAKVTKEDRSAEFYCQVSYTLMGNNKTSKSDSFKVDVHYPSESLRFVIDAPGPDVKEGDNVTLRCEADGNPPPLYTLYRMEEEEDPEQGSEQGFLHLYNITKERSGVYQCKVLDLQDVALVELTANVTLLVNYLDEPTITSVPPVTSLKQLQEGEDALLTCNATGSKSLVFHWEKKGKVIEKGNLLNLTNVGYDTSGKYTCVVRMPMPDTPAVSRSKQVQVTVHAKPVLVARKEVVHVQSGEKVNLTCVGYSTPPLLISWSVNGTVSTSGMQGHQRSSTVLFQVTEALLESGVNCSAKNRMGTTQHHFMLAQRKEGGTPNAKTAEQTVQESKGVIIVAVVICILAIAVLGAVLYFLHKKGKLTCGRSGKQEITKPEAHKDEIVVEVKSDKLPEEAGLLQGANGEKRSAGDQGEKYIDLRN, via the exons GAGGAGCGGATAGCAATGTGGCAGTCTATATGCCGGATTTGGTGGAGGCAAAGCTTGGGGACACAGCCATTATAAAATGCGAGTTCGCCCTCCCAGAGAATGGCAGCTACGTTTACGTCAACTGGTACTCG ATGGAGAAGGGCAAAATGGAAAGGAAGAAGATTATCTACATGGTCCAGGGCAAAGAACACCAAGATGAGCCTTACAATGACCGGTTAAGCATCACGCCTGATTTCTTCCTCAAGATTAGCAAGGTGGTCCTGCAGGATGCCAAGAATTATGTGTGCCAGGTGGGGTTCGGCATGCACGGCGTCGCTGAGAACCGGAGTGAACTGCGCGTCTCCA AAGCTCCAGAAAAACCTGAGATTCAGAAGACTAATCGTGGCATCAGCACAGGAGACCCTCATTTGAATGAG ATTGCAACCTGCACCAGCCGCAATGGCTATCCAACACCAACCCTCACATGGTACAAGGATGGAGTCCCTCTGAAGTTGGATGGGAATG AAATTGAGATCCGTCCTGGGCTCATCAAGGAATCAAGTGGCCTGTGGACTGTCCGCAGCACCCTTTCGGCAAAAGTCACCAAAGAAGACCGCAGTGCTGAGTTCTACTGCCAAGTCAGTTACACCCTGATGGGGAATAACAAGACATCCAAGTCGGACAGCTTCAAAGTCGACGTTCATT ACCCCTCTGAGAGTCTCCGCTTCGTGATTGATGCTCCAGGCCCGGATGTGAAGGAGGGAGATAATGTGACGCTGCGCTGCGAAGCGGATGGGAATCCGCCACCTCTGTATACTTTGTACAGAATGGAG GAGGAGGAAGACCCCGAACAGGGTTCTGAACAGGGGTTCCTGCACCTTTACAACATCACCAAGGAGCGCAGCGGGGTCTACCAGTGCAAAGTGCTGGACTTGCAGGACGTTGCGCTTGTGGAGCTGACGGCCAACGTGACTCTGCTGGTGAACT ATCTTGATGAGCCGACGATAACCTCTGTGCCTCCGGTGACCTCACTCAAACAGCTGCAGGAAGGAGAGGATGCACTCCTTACCTGTAATGCAACAGGCTCCAAGTCCTTGGTATTCCACTGGGAAAAG AAAGGGAAGGTGATTGAGAAGGGGAATCTTCTGAACTTGACCAACGTCGGCTACGACACCTCAGGCAAATACACCTGTGTTGTACGGATGCCGATGCCAGACACCCCTGCCGTCTCCCGCTCCAAACAGGTTCAAGTGACCGTCCATG CAAAACCAGTGCTGGTTGCACGGAAGGAAGTGGTGCATGTGCAATCAGGCGAGAAGGTGAACTTAACGTGCGTCGGGTACTCGACACCCCCCTTGCTAATCTCATGGAGTGTCAATGGAACG GTCTCTACTTCAGGCATGCAGGGTCACCAGCGCAGCAGCACAGTCCTGTTCCAAGTCACCGAAGCCCTTCTGGAATCGGGAGTCAATTGCAGCGCCAAAAACAGGATGGGCACCACTCAGCACCACTTCATGCTGGCACAGA gGAAAGAAGGAGGAACGCCCAATGCCAAGACTG caGAGCAGACAGTACAGGAGAGCAAAGGTGTGATCATTGTGGCTGTCGTCATCTGCATCCTGGCAATTGCTGTCCTGGGCGCCGTCCTTTACTTCCTGCACAAGAAAGGGAAGCTCACCTGTGGCCGCTCAGGCAAACAAGAGAT CACAAAACCCGAAGCGCATAAAGACGAGATTGTAGTTGAAGTTAAGTCAGATAAACTTCCTGAAGAGGCGGGGCTCCTGCAGGGCGCCAACGGCGAGAAGAGATCGGCAGGTGACCAG ggagagaaatacATCGATTTGAGGAACTGA
- the MCAM gene encoding cell surface glycoprotein MUC18 isoform X3, translated as MSRCRLASFARACLLLLAGCCCSRGGADSNVAVYMPDLVEAKLGDTAIIKCEFALPENGSYVYVNWYSMEKGKMERKKIIYMVQGKEHQDEPYNDRLSITPDFFLKISKVVLQDAKNYVCQVGFGMHGVAENRSELRVSKAPEKPEIQKTNRGISTGDPHLNEIATCTSRNGYPTPTLTWYKDGVPLKLDGNEIEIRPGLIKESSGLWTVRSTLSAKVTKEDRSAEFYCQVSYTLMGNNKTSKSDSFKVDVHYPSESLRFVIDAPGPDVKEGDNVTLRCEADGNPPPLYTLYRMEEEEDPEQGSEQGFLHLYNITKERSGVYQCKVLDLQDVALVELTANVTLLVNYLDEPTITSVPPVTSLKQLQEGEDALLTCNATGSKSLVFHWEKKGKVIEKGNLLNLTNVGYDTSGKYTCVVRMPMPDTPAVSRSKQVQVTVHAKPVLVARKEVVHVQSGEKVNLTCVGYSTPPLLISWSVNGTVSTSGMQGHQRSSTVLFQVTEALLESGVNCSAKNRMGTTQHHFMLAQRKEGGTPNAKTAEQTVQESKGVIIVAVVICILAIAVLGAVLYFLHKKGKLTCGRSGKQEMERNTSI; from the exons GAGGAGCGGATAGCAATGTGGCAGTCTATATGCCGGATTTGGTGGAGGCAAAGCTTGGGGACACAGCCATTATAAAATGCGAGTTCGCCCTCCCAGAGAATGGCAGCTACGTTTACGTCAACTGGTACTCG ATGGAGAAGGGCAAAATGGAAAGGAAGAAGATTATCTACATGGTCCAGGGCAAAGAACACCAAGATGAGCCTTACAATGACCGGTTAAGCATCACGCCTGATTTCTTCCTCAAGATTAGCAAGGTGGTCCTGCAGGATGCCAAGAATTATGTGTGCCAGGTGGGGTTCGGCATGCACGGCGTCGCTGAGAACCGGAGTGAACTGCGCGTCTCCA AAGCTCCAGAAAAACCTGAGATTCAGAAGACTAATCGTGGCATCAGCACAGGAGACCCTCATTTGAATGAG ATTGCAACCTGCACCAGCCGCAATGGCTATCCAACACCAACCCTCACATGGTACAAGGATGGAGTCCCTCTGAAGTTGGATGGGAATG AAATTGAGATCCGTCCTGGGCTCATCAAGGAATCAAGTGGCCTGTGGACTGTCCGCAGCACCCTTTCGGCAAAAGTCACCAAAGAAGACCGCAGTGCTGAGTTCTACTGCCAAGTCAGTTACACCCTGATGGGGAATAACAAGACATCCAAGTCGGACAGCTTCAAAGTCGACGTTCATT ACCCCTCTGAGAGTCTCCGCTTCGTGATTGATGCTCCAGGCCCGGATGTGAAGGAGGGAGATAATGTGACGCTGCGCTGCGAAGCGGATGGGAATCCGCCACCTCTGTATACTTTGTACAGAATGGAG GAGGAGGAAGACCCCGAACAGGGTTCTGAACAGGGGTTCCTGCACCTTTACAACATCACCAAGGAGCGCAGCGGGGTCTACCAGTGCAAAGTGCTGGACTTGCAGGACGTTGCGCTTGTGGAGCTGACGGCCAACGTGACTCTGCTGGTGAACT ATCTTGATGAGCCGACGATAACCTCTGTGCCTCCGGTGACCTCACTCAAACAGCTGCAGGAAGGAGAGGATGCACTCCTTACCTGTAATGCAACAGGCTCCAAGTCCTTGGTATTCCACTGGGAAAAG AAAGGGAAGGTGATTGAGAAGGGGAATCTTCTGAACTTGACCAACGTCGGCTACGACACCTCAGGCAAATACACCTGTGTTGTACGGATGCCGATGCCAGACACCCCTGCCGTCTCCCGCTCCAAACAGGTTCAAGTGACCGTCCATG CAAAACCAGTGCTGGTTGCACGGAAGGAAGTGGTGCATGTGCAATCAGGCGAGAAGGTGAACTTAACGTGCGTCGGGTACTCGACACCCCCCTTGCTAATCTCATGGAGTGTCAATGGAACG GTCTCTACTTCAGGCATGCAGGGTCACCAGCGCAGCAGCACAGTCCTGTTCCAAGTCACCGAAGCCCTTCTGGAATCGGGAGTCAATTGCAGCGCCAAAAACAGGATGGGCACCACTCAGCACCACTTCATGCTGGCACAGA gGAAAGAAGGAGGAACGCCCAATGCCAAGACTG caGAGCAGACAGTACAGGAGAGCAAAGGTGTGATCATTGTGGCTGTCGTCATCTGCATCCTGGCAATTGCTGTCCTGGGCGCCGTCCTTTACTTCCTGCACAAGAAAGGGAAGCTCACCTGTGGCCGCTCAGGCAAACAAGAGAT ggagagaaatacATCGATTTGA